The Rhipicephalus microplus isolate Deutch F79 unplaced genomic scaffold, USDA_Rmic scaffold_65, whole genome shotgun sequence genome segment CAAGGCAGCCATCATGTGCCACCCTCACTTAACCTGGCTCGAAGCCCTCCCCGCCGTCGCTCTCGGTCTGCGTGCAACTTTCAAGCCAGACATTCAAGCCACGCCTGTGGAACTCGTCTACGGGGAGCCGCTTCGCCTACCTGGAGAACTCCTCTCCGCTCCGACCTCTAATGTAACCAGCTCGGACCCTGCAGACTTCGTCGCTCGACTCTGTCGCACAATGGCCGCGCTGCGCCCCTCACCACCAGCGACTCGCCACACCAAGCCGACCCCGTTCGTGTTTAAGGACCTAGCAACATGCTCGCATGCCTTCCTCCGCGACGACACCGTACGCGCACTTTTCCAGCCGCCTTACTCCGGACCTTACAAAGTCATCTGTCGTGACGACAAAACATTCACCCTGCAAATCAGTGGAAAGGATGTACGCATTTCCATCGACCGCCTAAAGCTATCATACATCCTTTCCCAGGAGCCTACCAATCCCCGCACGCCTCTCGTAATTCGCCGACAACAGCCCGCAACGCCTAGGCTCGCACCCT includes the following:
- the LOC119162137 gene encoding uncharacterized protein LOC119162137, which gives rise to MIERFHRQFKAAIMCHPHLTWLEALPAVALGLRATFKPDIQATPVELVYGEPLRLPGELLSAPTSNVTSSDPADFVARLCRTMAALRPSPPATRHTKPTPFVFKDLATCSHAFLRDDTVRALFQPPYSGPYKVICRDDKTFTLQISGKDVRISIDRLKLSYILSQEPTNPRTPLVIRRQQPATPRLAPYTTRLGRQVRVPNRLQP